One window of Nymphaea colorata isolate Beijing-Zhang1983 chromosome 11, ASM883128v2, whole genome shotgun sequence genomic DNA carries:
- the LOC116265049 gene encoding ABC transporter G family member 39-like has protein sequence MALAADDLRSTSSLGRRVTESFREVWGSSRDVFRRSLRAEEDDEDALRWAAIERLPTTDRMRWGVLRRVMEDGNVVHGEVDIRRLGVAGRKQLLENVLQAVQEDNEKFLLRLRERADRVGIDLPKIEVRFEGLSVEADAYVGGRALPTLLNAAINSIEGILGLVKLSPSKKRVLKILNGVTGILRPSRMTLLLGPPASGKTTLLLALAGKLDKKLRVAGKITYNGYELREFVPRRTGAYISQHDVHNAEMTVRETLDFSGRCQGVGSRYDMLAELSRREREAGIKPDPEIDAFMKAAAAQGQGTSIVTDYILKLLGLEICADTIVGDQMRRGISGGQKKRVTTGEMLVGPSKAMFMDGISTGLDSSTTFQIVKYMRQFVHIMDGTMLISLLQPAPETYELFDDVILLSEGHIVYQGPREDVIEFFEFMGFRCPERKGVADFLQEVMSKKDQQQYWRDKDSPYRYVSAEEFSQAFSSFRVGQQIAAELRTPFDKSKSHPAALETTKYGISSWDLFKACFAREWLLMKRNAFVYIFKTTQITFMSLITMTVFLRTQMKHETFADGQKYFGALFFSLINVMFNGLAELALTVVRLPVFYRQRDFLFYPSWAFALPIYLLRIPLSILESGLWIVLTYYTVGFAPSPSRCFKQFLAYAFTHQMGLGLFRFLAAVGRTLVISNTIGIFTLLVVFTLGGFVVSKDEIKPWWIWGYWSSPMMYGQTAIALNEFLDERWSKPNQGFMINAPTLGTAILKSRGMPVDAYWYWICIGALAGFSLLFNVCFVLALKYLNPLGNPQSVIPDEEGKDKGKDSRYLRKQKSKPLRSGSWSADPVSEGTNMDVMDRHGSRRQGTITASRGMVLPFQPLSLAFDHVNYYVDMPAEMKSHGFDETRLQLLHDVSGAFRPGVLTALVGVSGAGKTTLMDVLAGRKTGGYIEGSINISGYQKKQETFARVSGYCEQEDIHSPNLTVHESLIYSSWLRLSAEVNSETREMFVEEVMELVELDSLKNALVGLPGVDGLSTEQRKRLTIAVELVANPSIIFMDEPTTGLDARAAAIVMRTVRNTVDTGRTVVCTIHQPSIDIFEAFDELLLMKRGGQTIYAGPLGHNSDKLIEYFEAIPGVPKIRDGQNPATWMLEVTSASIEAQLNVDFAEIYANSSLYRRNEELIKSISTPIPGSKDLFFRSKYSQSFLVQCKACLWKQYWSYWRNPQYNAIRFLLTVVIGLLFGSIFWGAGRKTSTEQQLVNLVGSMYSAVMFLGASNAMGVLPIVSIERTVMYREKAAGMYSSMGYAIGQVGVEVLYIAAQTIIFTLILFPMINFVWIARNFIWFFFFMFTSFIYFTLYGMMAVALTPGDQIGAIVMSFFLTFWNLFSGFLITRPAIPIWWRWYYWGSPVAWTIYGLITSQLGDLKSLVVAAEVGLTTVKQYLETVMGYKYDFLGFVAVAHLAFDLVFLFIFAFCIRFLNFQKR, from the exons ATGGCGCTAGCGGCGGACGACCTAAGGTCGACGAGCAGCTTGGGAAGGAGGGTGACGGAGAGCTTCCGGGAGGTTTGGGGGAGCTCCAGGGACGTGTTCAGGAGGAGCTTGAGGGCGGAGGAGGACGACGAGGACGCGCTGAGATGGGCGGCGATCGAGAGGCTGCCCACCACCGACCGGATGAGGTGGGGAGTGCTCCGGCGGGTGATGGAGGACGGGAACGTGGTGCACGGGGAGGTGGACATCAGGAGGCTTGGCGTCGCCGGAAGGAAGCAGCTCCTCGAGAACGTCCTACAGGCCGTCCAGGAAGACAACGAGAAGTTCCTTCTTCGCCTCAGGGAGAGGGCCGACAG AGTGGGAATCGACCTACCGAAGATAGAGGTTCGGTTCGAGGGTCTGTCTGTGGAAGCCGATGCCTACGTGGGAGGAAGAGCCCTACCCACTCTCCTCAATGCCGCCATTAACTCTATcgag GGTATCCTGGGATTGGTGAAGCTCAGTCCATCAAAGAAAAGAGTCCTGAAAATACTCAATGGAGTGACCGGAATTCTAAGGCCTTCAAG GATGACCCTTCTACTTGGCCCTCCGGCCTCCGGGAAGACGACCCTTCTGCTCGCTCTTGCAGGAAAGCTGGATAAGAAGCTCAGG GTTGCTGGAAAAATCACGTACAACGGCTACGAATTGAGAGAATTTGTCCCTCGGAGAACCGGCGCATACATCAGCCAACACGACGTTCACAATGCCGAAATGACGGTCCGGGAGACGCTCGACTTCTCCGGCCGCTGCCAAGGCGTCGGCTCACGGTACGACATGTTGGCCGAGCTGtcgaggagagagagggaggcggGCATCAAACCTGACCCGGAGATCGACGCGTTCATGAAGGCTGCTGCTGCGCAAGGTCAGGGGACCAGCATCGTCACGGATTACATTTTGAAG CTGCTTGGTTTGGAGATTTGTGCGGATACCATAGTGGGAGATCAGATGAGGCGAGGGATTTCAGGTGGGCAGAAGAAGAGGGTGACCACAG GTGAGATGCTGGTGGGACCTTCCAAAGCTATGTTCATGGATGGGATATCGACTGGCCTTGACAGCTCCACCACCTTCCAAATCGTCAAATACATGAGACAATTTGTTCATATCATGGATGGAACCATGCTGATCTCCCTTCTGCAACCTGCACCAGAGACGTATGAGCTCTTCGACGACGTCATCCTGCTTTCAGAAGGTCACATTGTCTACCAAGGTCCACGAGAGGACGTCATCGAATTCTTTGAGTTCATGGGGTTCAGATGCCCAGAGAGGAAAGGAGTTGCAGACTTTCTGCAAGAGGTAATGTCGAAGAAAGATCAGCAACAATATTGGAGGGACAAAGATAGTCCTTACAGGTATGTCTCAGCTGAAGAATTCTCACAAGCCTTTAGCTCCTTCCGAGTAGGCCAACAGATAGCAGCTGAACTTAGAACTCCATTCGATAAATCAAAATCTCACCCGGCGGCATTGGAGACAACTAAGTACGGCATTTCTAGTTGGGATCTGTTCAAGGCCTGTTTTGCAAGGGAATGGCTGCTTATGAAGAGGAACGCTTTTGTTTACATATTCAAGACTACTCAGATAACATTCATGTCTTTGATAACCATGACGGTCTTCCTAAGGACTCAGATGAAGCATGAAACTTTTGCAGATGGGCAGAAGTACTTCGGTGCTCTGTTCTTTAGTCTGATCAATGTGATGTTTAATGGACTGGCAGAGCTGGCATTGACTGTCGTCAGGCTTCCGGTGTTTTACAGGCAGAGAGATTTCTTATTTTATCCTTCATGGGCTTTTGCTTTACCTATTTATCTTCTCAGAATCCCACTCTCTATACTGGAGTCGGGGTTGTGGATCGTTCTCACTTATTATACAGTGGGGTTTGCCCCTTCTCCTAGCAG GTGCTTCAAGCAGTTCCTTGCCTATGCATTTACACATCAAATGGGTCTTGGTCTTTTTCGGTTCCTTGCAGCTGTTGGGAGAACACTTGTGATATCTAACACGATAGGGATCTTCACCCTGCTTGTGGTGTTCACCCTAGGAGGCTTTGTAGTTTCTAAAG ATGAAATAAAACCATGGTGGATTTGGGGATACTGGTCATCCCCTATGATGTACGGACAGACGGCTATAGCCCTTAATGAGTTTCTCGACGAGAGATGGAGCAAG CCTAACCAAGGTTTTATGATCAACGCGCCCACACTTGGAACGGCCATTCTTAAATCTAGAGGCATGCCTGTCGATGCCTACTGGTATTGGATATGCATCGGAGCGTTAGCCGGATTCTCGCTTCTGTTCAACGTTTGCTTTGTCCTTGCTCTTAAATATTTGAACC CTCTTGGAAATCCTCAATCTGTGATTCCAGATGAGGAGGGCAAAGATAAGGGAAAGGACTCAAGGTACCTCAGGAAACAGAAATCAAAGCCATTAAGGTCTGGTAGTTGGTCTGCCGATCCGGTTTCTGAAG GAACTAATATGGATGTCATGGATCGTCATGGGAGTAGAAGGCAGGGGACAATTACTGCCAGCAGAGGAATGGTCTTGCCTTTTCAGCCTCTTTCTCTGGCATTTGACCATGTCAATTACTATGTTGACATGCCCGCA gagatgaaaagtcatggaTTTGACGAAACTAGGCTCCAACTACTGCATGATGTTAGTGGCGCTTTCAGACCTGGAGTTCTCACTGCTTTGGTGGGAGTTAGCGGTGCTGGAAAAACCACGTTAATGGATGTCCTGGCAGGAAGGAAAACAGGAGGATACATTGAAGGAAGTATAAACATATCTGGCTAccaaaaaaagcaagaaacattCGCTAGAGTCAGTGGTTACTGTGAACAGGAGGACATACATTCACCCAATCTAACTGTTCACGAGTCCTTGATCTACTCTTCTTGGCTTCGTCTGTCCGCTGAAGTGAATTCTGAAACTCGGGAG ATGTTTGTCGAAGAAGTTATGGAGTTGGTAGAGCTAGATTCACTAAAGAATGCTTTAGTGGGTCTTCCTGGAGTAGATGGTCTATCAACCGAGCAGAGAAAGCGTCTCACTATTGCTGTGGAATTAGTCGCTAATCCCTCAATCATATTCATGGATGAGCCCACGACAGGCCTTGATGCTAGAGCCGCAGCTATTGTGATGAGGACTGTAAGGAACACAGTCGACACAGGAAGAACTGTTGTATGTACAATTCATCAGCCAagtattgatatttttgaagCTTTTGATGAG CTTCTACTTATGAAGAGAGGTGGACAAACGATTTATGCAGGACCTCTAGGTCATAATTCGGACAAACTCATAGAGTATTTTGAG GCTATTCCTGGAGTACCCAAAATCAGAGATGGCCAGAACCCTGCAACGTGGATGTTGGAGGTCACTTCTGCTTCTATTGAAGCTCAACTCAATGTGGATTTTGCTGAAATTTATGCCAACTCCTCCCTTTACAG GAGAAATGAGGAACTCATTAAGTCAATAAGTACACCCATACCAGGTTCAAAAGATCTATTCTTCCGTAGCAAGTACTCTCAGAGCTTCTTGGTTCAGTGCAAAGCTTGCCTGTGGAAGCAATACTGGTCTTACTGGAGAAATCCTCAATATAATGCCATTCGGTTCTTATTGACAGTTGTCATCGGTCTTCTCTTTGGTTCCATCTTTTGGGGAGCGGGAAGGAAAAC ATCAACAGAGCAGCAGCTAGTCAATCTAGTTGGTTCAATGTACTCTGCTGTTATGTTCCTTGGAGCGAGCAATGCAATGGGAGTTCTTCCTATTGTGAGCATTGAGAGGACGGTCATGTATCGTGAAAAAGCAGCAGGGATGTATTCTTCAATGGGTTATGCCATCGGCCAG GTTGGCGTAGAGGTTTTGTACATTGCTGCGCAAACAATTATATTCACCTTAATTTTATTTCCCATGATCAACTTCGTTTGGATTGCaagaaattttatttggttcttcttcttcatgttcaCGAGTTTCATCTATTTCACGCTTTATGGGATGATGGCTGTGGCTCTCACCCCTGGAGATCAAATAGGCGCCATTGTCATGTCATTCTTCCTAACCTTCTGGAATCTCTTCTCTGGCTTCTTGATAACTCGCCCG